One segment of Paenibacillus sp. FSL R7-0337 DNA contains the following:
- a CDS encoding NAD(P)/FAD-dependent oxidoreductase: MSKYDVIVVGAGPAGIFACYELTLKAPELKVLLVDKGHDIYRRNCPILEEKIKLCPPASGRKEFAGCLPACSITAGFGGAGAYSDGKFNITTEFGGWMTDYLPPSKVMELIEYVDGINLEHGATPVITDPTTESIRGIEQRGYAAGLKLLRAQVRHLGTEQNLEILKSIYEYLRTRIDMLYKTEVEDIVTVKENGTHRITGITLKNGESHEAGLVMIAPGRDGSAWLTEVLKKRRLKMYNNQVDVGVRVETSDVVMREINEHLYEGKFIFNTSVGTRVRTFCSNPSGHVVVENHSGAMAANGHSYKDPALGSKNTNFALLVSHTFTEPFDKPNEYAREICKRANDLSGGGVIVQKYGDILRGRRSTETRIKEGFLEPTLKEAVPGDLGLVLPYITMKSLIEMVEALEKVTPGIASEHTLFYGVEAKFYSARPKLTDEFETEISGLYCGGDGAGITRGLAQAGAAGVWIARGMMAKNAQEVSVQPAGV, encoded by the coding sequence ATGAGTAAATATGATGTAATTGTTGTTGGAGCCGGTCCGGCTGGAATATTCGCCTGTTATGAATTAACGCTGAAGGCCCCTGAGCTGAAGGTGCTGCTGGTGGACAAGGGCCATGATATCTACCGCCGCAACTGCCCGATCCTGGAGGAGAAAATCAAGCTCTGTCCACCCGCCTCCGGCCGCAAGGAATTCGCCGGTTGTCTGCCGGCCTGCTCCATTACTGCGGGCTTCGGCGGTGCTGGGGCATACAGTGACGGCAAATTCAACATTACAACCGAGTTCGGCGGCTGGATGACGGATTATCTGCCTCCTTCCAAGGTGATGGAGCTGATTGAATATGTAGATGGAATCAACCTGGAGCACGGGGCAACCCCGGTCATTACCGATCCGACCACGGAGAGCATTCGCGGTATTGAGCAGCGGGGATATGCCGCCGGGTTGAAGCTGTTGCGGGCGCAGGTCCGCCACCTCGGAACCGAGCAGAACCTGGAGATTCTGAAATCGATCTATGAATATCTGCGGACACGCATTGATATGTTATACAAGACAGAAGTAGAAGATATCGTTACCGTCAAAGAGAACGGAACGCACCGCATTACAGGCATTACACTGAAGAACGGGGAGAGTCATGAAGCGGGTCTGGTGATGATTGCTCCGGGACGGGACGGCTCGGCCTGGCTGACAGAGGTGCTGAAGAAGCGCAGGCTCAAAATGTACAATAACCAGGTCGATGTCGGGGTGCGTGTAGAGACCTCGGATGTGGTGATGAGGGAGATCAATGAGCATCTGTACGAGGGCAAATTCATCTTCAATACCTCCGTGGGTACACGCGTCCGCACCTTCTGCAGCAATCCCTCGGGGCATGTGGTGGTGGAGAATCACAGCGGGGCGATGGCTGCGAACGGGCACTCCTACAAGGACCCTGCGCTGGGCTCGAAGAATACCAACTTTGCGCTGCTGGTCTCCCATACCTTCACTGAGCCGTTCGACAAGCCGAACGAATATGCCCGGGAGATCTGCAAGCGGGCGAATGATCTGTCCGGCGGCGGGGTCATTGTACAAAAATACGGGGATATCCTGCGGGGCCGCCGTTCTACGGAGACCCGGATCAAGGAAGGGTTCCTGGAGCCGACGCTGAAGGAAGCGGTGCCCGGCGATCTGGGTCTGGTGCTGCCTTACATCACAATGAAGAGCCTGATTGAAATGGTGGAAGCCTTGGAAAAGGTAACCCCCGGCATCGCCTCTGAACATACGCTGTTCTATGGCGTAGAAGCGAAATTCTATTCCGCCCGTCCGAAGCTGACGGATGAGTTCGAGACCGAAATCTCCGGCCTCTACTGCGGCGGCGACGGGGCAGGCATTACCCGCGGACTGGCCCAAGCCGGAGCGGCTGGCGTCTGGATTGCCCGCGGCATGATGGCGAAGAATGCCCAAGAGGTTAGCGTACAACCCGCAGGAGTATAA
- a CDS encoding methyl-accepting chemotaxis protein: MGVRRSKAAIVIILLLGVGMYGLWMEMYWVHKVVYLLLMAALAGLALNIRRGGVAGAGQLAEARSKVELLGNEIVVTTDRLHGALEEITRHTEGLQQTADYSHAYEVELQIRSNEAKANIEGAFARMGGVAAVTGQIGELTGRLSAAMQAARTGMAGMVDSLKNTDEVMEELQEQSGDMLSKFTVLSGHIALVEEMNALIVGIGNETSLLALNASIEAARAGESGRGFAVVAGRIRQLADQSRNSVERSTAVLLDLNHGVRQVLESVTKEQTAVAHGVNEVAKVKQRLGDISARVEEVGVIVTESAAAAERQSRLIEEVTGELSGAVGIVNETIAGVDLTLEQVTRQRTQIGQLNEISASLLLESQTLQQSVNGIADRKVIELGQYSARLEEMQAVLQEIAAKQEMCAADADIHGRVLTACKHKVPDVQAIWSNRTDGTFIYSEPAAGLLNAKRRDWWNGAMAEGQYVSQPYVSAITKRSCITLSRAITNGDGEIVGVVGIDLAV, encoded by the coding sequence ATGGGAGTTCGCCGGAGCAAGGCCGCTATCGTTATTATTTTGCTGCTGGGTGTGGGGATGTATGGGTTATGGATGGAGATGTACTGGGTACATAAGGTTGTCTATCTGCTGCTGATGGCGGCGCTTGCCGGGCTTGCGCTGAATATCCGCCGGGGCGGAGTGGCCGGAGCCGGGCAACTGGCAGAAGCCCGGAGCAAGGTGGAGCTGCTGGGCAATGAAATTGTCGTCACCACGGACCGGCTGCATGGTGCTCTGGAGGAGATTACCCGTCATACCGAAGGGCTTCAGCAGACAGCGGACTATTCGCATGCCTATGAGGTGGAGCTGCAGATCCGGAGCAATGAGGCGAAGGCTAATATTGAGGGGGCTTTTGCCAGGATGGGCGGAGTGGCAGCGGTTACCGGACAGATTGGAGAGCTGACCGGGCGGTTGAGTGCGGCGATGCAGGCAGCGCGTACAGGGATGGCGGGGATGGTGGATTCCCTGAAGAATACCGATGAGGTCATGGAGGAATTGCAGGAGCAGAGCGGAGATATGCTGAGCAAATTCACCGTGCTAAGCGGACATATTGCGCTGGTGGAGGAGATGAACGCCCTGATCGTAGGCATCGGCAATGAGACTTCGCTGCTGGCGCTGAATGCCTCGATTGAAGCTGCGCGGGCGGGGGAATCGGGCCGGGGGTTCGCTGTGGTCGCAGGCCGGATCAGGCAACTGGCCGATCAGAGCCGGAATTCGGTGGAGCGTTCTACGGCGGTGCTGCTGGATCTCAATCACGGAGTGCGGCAGGTGCTGGAGTCGGTCACGAAGGAGCAGACAGCGGTTGCGCATGGCGTGAATGAAGTGGCGAAGGTGAAGCAGCGCCTGGGGGATATCTCGGCCCGGGTGGAGGAAGTTGGGGTCATAGTTACGGAGTCAGCGGCTGCGGCCGAGCGGCAGAGCAGACTGATTGAAGAGGTGACCGGCGAACTAAGCGGTGCAGTGGGAATTGTTAATGAGACCATAGCAGGCGTAGACCTGACCCTGGAGCAGGTAACCCGCCAGCGCACACAGATCGGGCAGCTTAATGAGATCAGCGCGAGCCTGCTGCTGGAATCTCAGACCCTGCAGCAGTCGGTGAACGGCATTGCCGATCGCAAAGTCATTGAGCTGGGCCAATATTCGGCGCGGCTTGAGGAAATGCAGGCGGTGCTTCAGGAGATAGCAGCCAAGCAGGAGATGTGTGCAGCGGATGCGGATATCCATGGCAGAGTTCTTACAGCCTGCAAGCATAAGGTGCCGGATGTGCAGGCCATCTGGTCCAACCGGACAGATGGCACCTTCATTTACTCCGAGCCTGCGGCCGGGCTGCTGAATGCGAAACGCCGTGACTGGTGGAACGGAGCGATGGCGGAAGGGCAGTACGTCTCGCAGCCGTATGTCTCGGCCATTACGAAGCGTTCCTGCATCACCCTCTCCAGAGCAATTACGAACGGCGACGGGGAGATTGTGGGTGTGGTGGGAATCGATCTGGCAGTCTAA